In one Bactrocera tryoni isolate S06 chromosome 5, CSIRO_BtryS06_freeze2, whole genome shotgun sequence genomic region, the following are encoded:
- the LOC120776343 gene encoding uncharacterized protein LOC120776343 — MKLSQIISLSLIPTLYVLFVLLLEFVEDAVAQNPDPLFQLPVQLVGFPVIVLSVRLSQFAKKLAYSLNPNTYRARSKRDATTSAAYDAELAQKEILREFGPRACILEEPCRLHASRPGRFGAQQHPAWNEILRNYRVQSTGMKQWYLLSLFIGDAVRDVPLCRHLAKRLPCPGVGPLPPPQPR; from the exons ATGAAGTTAAGCCAAATCATTTCACTATCGCTCATACCAACGTTGTATGTgctgtttgtgttattgttggaATTCGTGGAAGATGCTGTGGCACAAAATCCTGACCCACTTTTCCAGCTGCCCGTGCAGTTAGTGGGCTTTCCGGTTATCGTTTTGTCCGTACGCTTATCGCAATTCGCCAAAAAGCTGGCATACTCGTTGAATCCAA ATACCTATCGTGCGCGCAGCAAACGTGATGCCACTACATCGGCCGCTTACGATGCTGAATTGGCACAAAAAGAGATCTTACGTGAGTTTGGACCACGCGCTTGCATATTGGAGGAACCTTGCCGGCTGCATGCTTCACGGCCAGGTCGTTTCGGTGCGCAACAGCATCCAGCATGGAATGAGATTTTGAG AAACTACAGAGTTCAATCAACCGGCATGAAACAATGGTACCTGCTCTCACTCTTCATCGGCGATGCCGTGCGCGATGTGCCACTCTGCCGGCACCTGGCCAAGCGGTTGCCATGTCCAGGCGTTGGACCATTGCCGCCACCACAGCCACGTTAA